The following are from one region of the Rosistilla carotiformis genome:
- a CDS encoding secretin N-terminal domain-containing protein produces MPRFALRHLHSAWILLLLAHPAVGQEPAADSAPPQPAVTPEAPVAPEAPAAAEPQQDKALRAAVAQATEETAPTQSGDVQLRFNFSGQPWGDVLQWLAEEADLQLQVDQPPSGTLSFIDPSRSYTPTEAVDLINRMLLDKGYALVRRGRLLIVIDLESELAPKLIRELAESVTADQLDKRSGSDIVRCILPLGGVSPATAGEELKQLIGPWGSVIILESSRQAIVVETVDKLKAIREALRQANGPGGVGGDVVAIALTHRTPDEVLAVARQLMNLDDDNSAEGIQIATDLFGANLFAAGEPAKLTQFRAIVDLVDKPMAIDGETSAEPPAPASLQRYPLSTVSSDTAFNVLSTMLAGLPEVRMSVEPNTGAIILWARPDEQKLVKETLELLEGKGTGFDVIQLNRLDPQSAVLTINKFFAGGGDGAGKGPTVDGDPVSSKLWVKGTPDQIETVRALIQQMEGSTENGLLDDRVRLLPFSGRSAENTLEQLEMIWQATGRKNKIRFSTPSRSEKAAVPERRIERPDAESTQSPASDDSADLDSPPLTFLDRNGASHRTQWTQVTRPAEEDESDNPPADRAGAEIVISLTPGGMIIASDDVQALDQFEELFRALAEQSAGASETPTVFWLKYAKADEASTLLNSILTGSASSGGGGGLTDMAGDMLGELGGGMLGGLLGLGGGGGGGESGPIFTTSGTVSIVADSRLNALIVQANGTDLQLVEDLLSVIDREQSPEAVQTTGKTYLIPVQYQDVNDIVNVCKSVFSDQMEQPSQGGAGGRQPSPQDIVNALRSAGGGRGGRGGGGQGGGQEPAAMKMSLAVDAKNNIVILKGTPQHYQQVSELISNLDIRGPNSEEQVQVVSIGGGVNPKIVQEALTKVLGAKATTGSTTTGTTTSSTTTASSSTASSSSDEAATAARRAAIFDQLRSRGVFGGGGGGGGGRGGVGGGGRGGDRTGGGGTGGGGGGRTRGGR; encoded by the coding sequence ATGCCTCGATTTGCTCTCCGGCACCTCCATTCCGCCTGGATTTTGCTACTCCTGGCCCACCCCGCGGTGGGGCAAGAGCCCGCGGCCGATTCGGCCCCGCCGCAACCCGCGGTAACCCCCGAAGCTCCCGTTGCTCCCGAAGCCCCCGCTGCGGCCGAGCCTCAGCAGGACAAGGCCTTGCGCGCCGCCGTCGCCCAGGCGACCGAAGAGACTGCGCCAACGCAGTCGGGGGATGTCCAGTTGCGATTTAACTTCTCCGGCCAGCCTTGGGGAGATGTTTTGCAGTGGTTGGCTGAGGAAGCGGATCTGCAACTGCAAGTCGACCAACCTCCATCCGGAACGCTCAGCTTCATCGATCCCTCGCGATCCTATACCCCCACCGAAGCGGTTGATCTGATCAACCGGATGCTCCTAGACAAGGGGTACGCGTTGGTTCGTCGCGGCCGGTTGCTGATCGTGATCGATCTGGAGTCCGAATTGGCTCCCAAGTTGATCCGCGAATTGGCCGAATCGGTGACGGCGGACCAGTTGGACAAGCGGAGCGGATCGGACATCGTGCGCTGCATCCTGCCGTTGGGAGGCGTTTCGCCGGCGACGGCGGGCGAGGAATTGAAGCAATTGATCGGTCCCTGGGGATCGGTGATCATCCTCGAGTCGTCGCGTCAAGCGATCGTTGTCGAAACGGTCGACAAATTGAAAGCGATCCGCGAGGCGTTGCGTCAAGCGAACGGTCCCGGCGGGGTGGGCGGGGACGTGGTCGCGATTGCGTTGACGCATCGGACGCCCGACGAAGTGCTGGCCGTGGCGCGTCAACTGATGAATCTCGATGACGACAATTCCGCCGAAGGCATTCAAATCGCAACCGATCTGTTTGGGGCCAACTTGTTCGCCGCTGGCGAACCGGCCAAGCTGACGCAGTTTCGCGCGATCGTCGACCTGGTCGACAAACCGATGGCGATCGACGGCGAAACGAGTGCCGAACCTCCGGCACCGGCGAGCCTGCAACGCTACCCACTCAGTACGGTCTCTTCGGACACCGCCTTCAACGTCCTGTCGACGATGTTGGCAGGGCTGCCCGAGGTGCGGATGAGTGTCGAACCGAACACCGGAGCGATCATCCTGTGGGCCCGTCCGGATGAACAGAAATTGGTCAAAGAGACGCTGGAGCTGCTGGAGGGGAAAGGGACCGGATTTGATGTCATTCAATTGAACCGCTTGGACCCTCAATCGGCGGTGCTGACGATCAACAAATTTTTCGCCGGGGGGGGCGACGGTGCGGGCAAAGGACCCACCGTCGATGGCGATCCGGTCTCCAGCAAGCTGTGGGTCAAAGGAACCCCCGACCAGATCGAAACCGTCCGCGCGCTGATTCAGCAGATGGAAGGAAGCACGGAAAACGGTCTACTGGACGATCGGGTTCGCTTGCTTCCCTTCTCCGGCCGATCGGCGGAAAACACGCTGGAACAATTGGAGATGATTTGGCAAGCGACGGGACGCAAAAACAAGATCCGCTTTTCAACCCCTTCGCGATCGGAGAAGGCTGCGGTTCCGGAGCGTCGGATCGAACGCCCGGACGCTGAGTCGACGCAATCGCCGGCGTCCGACGATTCGGCGGATCTCGATTCGCCTCCGTTGACCTTCTTGGATCGAAACGGGGCCTCGCATCGAACGCAGTGGACTCAAGTCACCCGTCCGGCCGAGGAGGACGAAAGCGACAATCCCCCCGCCGATCGCGCGGGGGCTGAGATCGTGATCTCGCTGACTCCCGGCGGGATGATCATCGCATCGGACGATGTCCAGGCATTGGATCAATTCGAAGAACTGTTTCGCGCCTTGGCCGAACAATCGGCCGGTGCCAGCGAAACGCCGACCGTGTTTTGGCTGAAGTACGCCAAAGCAGATGAGGCCTCGACGTTGCTCAACAGCATCCTGACCGGTTCGGCATCCAGCGGCGGTGGTGGCGGGTTGACCGACATGGCCGGAGACATGCTGGGCGAATTGGGTGGCGGCATGTTGGGAGGTCTTTTGGGCCTCGGTGGCGGCGGCGGAGGAGGCGAATCGGGACCGATTTTCACCACCTCAGGAACCGTCAGTATCGTCGCCGACTCGCGATTGAACGCGTTGATTGTGCAGGCCAACGGCACCGATTTGCAATTGGTCGAGGATCTGTTGAGCGTGATCGATCGCGAACAGAGTCCCGAAGCGGTGCAGACGACGGGCAAGACGTATCTGATTCCCGTTCAGTACCAAGACGTCAACGACATTGTAAACGTTTGCAAAAGTGTCTTCAGTGATCAGATGGAGCAGCCAAGCCAAGGGGGCGCTGGCGGCCGACAACCCTCGCCGCAAGACATCGTCAACGCGTTGCGAAGTGCCGGCGGCGGGCGCGGTGGTCGTGGCGGCGGCGGACAAGGGGGCGGTCAGGAACCGGCGGCGATGAAAATGAGTCTGGCGGTCGATGCGAAAAACAACATCGTTATTTTGAAAGGAACGCCGCAGCACTATCAACAGGTGAGCGAATTGATCTCCAATCTTGACATCCGCGGTCCCAATAGCGAGGAACAGGTTCAAGTGGTGTCGATTGGCGGCGGTGTGAATCCGAAGATCGTTCAAGAAGCGTTGACCAAAGTCTTGGGAGCGAAAGCGACCACCGGATCGACCACGACCGGCACCACCACCAGCTCCACAACGACGGCCAGCAGTTCGACCGCGTCCAGCAGCAGCGATGAAGCGGCAACGGCCGCACGCCGCGCCGCGATCTTCGACCAGCTGCGTAGTCGTGGCGTCTTTGGCGGCGGCGGTGGCGGCGGCGGCGGCCGGGGTGGCGTTGGCGGCGGCGGACGGGGAGGAGATCGTACCGGCGGCGGTGGTACCGGCGGCGGTGGTGGTGGACGCACCCGCGGCGGTCGATAA
- a CDS encoding GspE/PulE family protein, giving the protein MIMEAGEILVRRGLLDEAQLRHSRASDAPNVISSAVQLGYVDERAALQVLAEEVGLDFVDLREVDVDLDALQGFSQKLIHRQTLFPLGQRDGSLIVATSDPLDLYPLDEVSAATGKSVIPVVAEHNEILRLIKKHLGVGSETVDGLLAAKEDADGVELLEDIETDGSELSEQAQEASVVRLVNEILVEAIESRASDVHIESQSSGIKIRYRIDGILHPQPVPPEINRFQAAIISRLKIMARLNIAEKRLPQDGRIKLRVQRREIDVRLSVIPMIHGEGLVMRILDKGSMVFDLQGLGMSAHTYEQFRKLIRLPHGIILVTGPTGSGKTTTLYSSLLEINSPDNKIITTEDPVEYQLDGINQIQVHPKIGLTFAASLRSILRHDPDVVLVGEIRDFETAENAIQASLTGHLVFSTLHTNDAAGAYTRMVDMGVEPFLVASTVEAVMAQRLLRRLCPHCKEPFDPEKDDMPADFPWEKLDDKALYRPVGCRECRNVGYMGRMGIYELMVTTEQVRQLAHDRVSSWEIKRAALADGMHSLRHDAWEKTIAGNTSVDEVLRVTKSDQIK; this is encoded by the coding sequence ATGATTATGGAAGCTGGAGAAATTTTGGTCCGACGCGGCTTATTGGACGAAGCCCAATTGCGGCACAGTCGTGCCAGCGATGCGCCGAATGTGATCTCATCGGCCGTCCAGCTGGGATATGTCGACGAACGCGCCGCGCTGCAAGTGCTGGCTGAAGAGGTCGGACTCGATTTTGTCGATCTACGCGAGGTCGATGTCGATCTCGACGCGTTGCAAGGTTTTTCGCAAAAACTGATCCACCGTCAGACATTGTTCCCGTTGGGACAACGTGACGGATCGTTGATCGTGGCCACATCCGACCCGCTGGATTTGTACCCGTTGGACGAAGTCAGCGCGGCGACGGGCAAGAGCGTGATCCCGGTGGTTGCCGAACACAACGAGATCCTTCGGCTGATCAAGAAGCATCTGGGCGTGGGCAGCGAGACCGTCGACGGTTTGTTGGCGGCGAAAGAGGATGCCGATGGCGTCGAATTGCTCGAAGACATCGAGACCGATGGCAGCGAGCTTTCGGAACAAGCGCAAGAAGCGTCGGTCGTGCGACTCGTTAACGAAATCCTTGTCGAAGCGATCGAGTCACGGGCCAGCGACGTGCACATTGAATCGCAATCCTCTGGCATCAAGATCCGTTATCGGATCGACGGCATCCTGCATCCCCAGCCAGTGCCGCCGGAGATCAATCGCTTCCAAGCGGCAATCATCAGCCGTTTGAAGATCATGGCTCGATTGAATATCGCCGAAAAACGACTCCCCCAGGACGGCCGGATCAAGCTGCGTGTCCAACGCCGTGAGATCGATGTCCGTTTGAGTGTGATCCCGATGATCCACGGCGAGGGGCTGGTGATGCGTATCCTCGACAAGGGATCGATGGTCTTCGATCTCCAAGGTTTGGGGATGAGCGCTCACACGTACGAACAATTCCGCAAACTGATCCGGTTGCCGCACGGCATCATCCTGGTCACCGGTCCGACCGGTAGTGGTAAAACGACGACGCTCTACAGCAGCCTGCTGGAGATCAACAGCCCCGACAACAAGATCATCACCACCGAAGATCCCGTCGAGTATCAGTTGGATGGAATCAACCAGATCCAGGTCCATCCCAAGATCGGACTCACCTTCGCCGCCTCGCTGCGTTCGATCCTCCGGCATGACCCCGACGTGGTGTTGGTCGGTGAAATTCGCGATTTCGAGACCGCCGAAAATGCGATCCAGGCGTCGTTGACCGGCCACTTGGTCTTTAGCACGCTGCACACCAACGACGCCGCCGGCGCTTACACGCGGATGGTCGATATGGGAGTCGAACCGTTTCTGGTCGCCAGTACCGTCGAAGCCGTCATGGCTCAACGGCTGTTGCGTCGGCTGTGCCCGCATTGCAAAGAACCATTCGATCCCGAAAAAGACGACATGCCCGCCGACTTCCCCTGGGAAAAATTGGACGACAAAGCCCTCTATCGCCCCGTCGGCTGTCGCGAATGCCGCAACGTCGGCTACATGGGCCGGATGGGTATCTACGAACTGATGGTCACGACCGAACAGGTGCGTCAATTGGCGCACGACCGGGTCAGTTCCTGGGAGATCAAACGGGCGGCGCTTGCCGACGGCATGCACTCGTTGCGACACGACGCGTGGGAGAAGACGATCGCTGGCAACACGAGCGTTGATGAAGTTCTTCGAGTGACCAAAAGCGATCAAATCAAGTAA
- a CDS encoding type II secretion system F family protein, with protein MAEFAYTARSTDGQRVTGTLTAGSEREVSAQLAGRNLFPVEVKEVKEQSAMQLLGGNGRVNGQTMAIFYAQLGSLLRSGVPMIRSLTLLSEQASNKTLKEVLQDIKSRVEDGEPLGEALARYPRVFSSMGINMVRAGMEGGFLEDALDRVGEFTELQEDLKGRTVSALAYPIFLSVVGTVVVTILLVFFVPKFGELFARLEAKGQLPLATTTLLAFSELLQSYGLFLLAAVVAGVFFLKVQLATEPGQLLADRIKIKLPIVGGILLSLAVARFCRVLGTLLTNGVPILRSLEISRAAAGNRVLGIAVADAAESVQSGETLSSPLAASGHFPATVTEMIRVAEESNTLDNVLIQIADGLEKRTFRRLDLFVRLLEPVMLLVLAGVVLFVVMALLLPVIKSSSAL; from the coding sequence ATGGCTGAATTTGCTTACACCGCGCGGTCGACCGATGGCCAACGCGTAACCGGAACGTTGACGGCCGGTTCCGAACGCGAGGTCTCCGCGCAATTGGCGGGCAGGAATTTGTTTCCTGTCGAAGTCAAAGAGGTCAAAGAACAATCGGCGATGCAGTTGTTGGGAGGCAACGGCCGCGTCAACGGTCAGACGATGGCGATCTTCTACGCGCAACTGGGCTCCTTGTTGCGCAGCGGCGTGCCGATGATCCGCTCGCTAACCCTGTTGTCCGAACAAGCTTCCAACAAAACGCTCAAGGAAGTCCTGCAGGATATTAAGAGCCGCGTCGAAGATGGCGAACCGTTGGGGGAAGCGCTGGCCCGTTACCCGCGCGTCTTCAGCTCGATGGGGATCAACATGGTCCGCGCCGGCATGGAAGGCGGCTTCCTGGAAGATGCCCTCGACCGCGTTGGCGAATTCACCGAACTGCAGGAAGACCTCAAAGGACGCACCGTCAGCGCGTTGGCCTACCCCATCTTCTTGTCCGTCGTCGGCACGGTCGTCGTGACGATCCTGTTGGTCTTCTTTGTGCCCAAATTTGGCGAGCTGTTTGCCCGCTTGGAAGCCAAGGGGCAACTGCCGTTGGCGACCACGACGCTGTTGGCCTTCAGCGAACTGCTGCAGTCCTACGGCCTCTTTCTTCTGGCAGCGGTCGTTGCGGGAGTCTTCTTTTTGAAAGTGCAACTGGCGACCGAACCGGGCCAACTGCTGGCCGATCGAATCAAGATCAAACTGCCGATCGTGGGTGGGATCCTGTTGAGCCTCGCGGTGGCAAGGTTTTGCCGCGTCCTGGGGACCCTGTTGACCAATGGCGTGCCGATCCTGCGCTCGCTGGAGATCAGCCGCGCCGCGGCGGGAAACCGGGTGCTGGGAATCGCCGTGGCCGATGCGGCCGAAAGTGTTCAATCGGGCGAAACGCTGTCGTCGCCACTGGCTGCCAGCGGCCACTTTCCTGCCACCGTCACCGAAATGATCCGCGTCGCCGAAGAATCCAATACGCTGGACAACGTGTTGATTCAGATCGCCGACGGATTGGAAAAACGGACCTTCCGCCGCTTGGATCTGTTTGTCCGGCTGCTCGAACCGGTGATGCTGCTGGTTTTGGCCGGCGTTGTCCTGTTTGTCGTGATGGCGTTGTTGTTGCCAGTCATCAAAAGCAGTAGTGCCCTGTAA
- the thrS gene encoding threonine--tRNA ligase, with product MANICVKLPDGTVQEHPENTTALDVAKGISDGLARAVVAAEINGKVVDAFRPLSELSDEAEIPLTLLTSRDRTALDVLRHSCAHIMARAVMRLYKGVSLAFGPTTSGGFYYDFDLEHKISEDDFAAIEKEMKAIIKQGEPFERFMLSRDEAVDLCRDLNQDLKVEHIETGLSAEESVSFYRQGEFVDLCRGPHIPNAGKIKAIKLLNVAGAYWKGDSSGRQLQRLYGTAFFDKKELAAYLEQLEEARRRDHRVLGKKHGLFALNPEVGSGLCLWLPKGARVRVTLEDFLRKELLGRGYDPVYSPHLGRVELYETSGHFPYYRDSQFPPLYASEAGSLLDAMTQRLESGSISKDDEDKLIAAAEVLGVNFDGYKPSASADDKKSWIHGWQTANERYLVKPMNCPHHAHIFKAQPRSYRQLPLRLFEFGTVYRHEQTGELNGMLRVRGLTQDDAHIFCTGDQVEEEFRATIELTKFVLESVGLDDYQVQLSLRDPNSDKYVGSQENWDRAESALRGVLQDSGLSFGEQPGEAAFYGPKADFMVRDCIGRSWQLGTVQLDYNLPERFKLEYVGADNAAHRPVMIHRAPFGSLERFVGMLIEHFAGAFPLWLAPEQVRILPLSEKSTDYAIAVAKQMEEAGLKTTVDLKNSKVQAKIRDAQLELVPYMAVVGPQEAEAGHVALRDRIDGDLGAMPVAEAIARLQQEVRERKVRQVVKSNFSQIEDDGRERFEG from the coding sequence GTGGCAAATATTTGTGTCAAACTGCCCGATGGAACTGTTCAAGAGCATCCCGAAAACACCACGGCATTGGATGTCGCCAAGGGGATCAGCGACGGACTGGCACGCGCCGTCGTCGCCGCCGAAATCAACGGCAAGGTGGTCGATGCCTTTCGCCCATTGAGCGAATTGTCCGACGAAGCGGAAATTCCACTGACCCTGCTGACCAGCCGCGACCGTACCGCGTTGGATGTCCTCCGCCACTCCTGCGCCCACATCATGGCCCGCGCCGTGATGCGATTGTACAAAGGCGTTTCGCTCGCCTTCGGCCCGACCACTTCGGGCGGCTTCTATTACGACTTCGATCTCGAACACAAGATCAGCGAAGATGATTTTGCCGCAATCGAAAAAGAGATGAAGGCGATCATCAAACAGGGCGAGCCGTTTGAACGGTTCATGCTCTCTCGCGACGAAGCGGTCGATCTGTGCCGCGACCTGAATCAAGACCTCAAAGTCGAACATATCGAGACCGGCCTGAGCGCCGAGGAATCGGTCAGCTTCTACCGCCAAGGCGAATTTGTCGACCTCTGTCGCGGTCCCCACATCCCCAACGCTGGCAAGATCAAAGCAATTAAATTGCTGAACGTCGCCGGAGCGTACTGGAAAGGGGATTCGTCGGGACGCCAGCTCCAGCGCCTCTACGGAACCGCGTTCTTCGACAAGAAGGAACTGGCCGCTTACCTTGAGCAATTGGAAGAAGCACGCCGACGCGATCATCGTGTGTTGGGCAAGAAACATGGCCTCTTCGCCCTGAATCCCGAGGTGGGGTCGGGGCTTTGTCTGTGGTTGCCCAAGGGAGCCCGCGTGCGGGTGACGTTGGAAGACTTCCTGCGCAAGGAATTGTTGGGACGCGGCTACGATCCGGTCTACAGCCCGCATTTGGGACGCGTCGAACTGTACGAAACCAGCGGCCACTTCCCCTATTACCGCGATTCCCAGTTCCCGCCACTGTACGCTTCCGAAGCGGGCAGCCTGTTGGACGCGATGACCCAGCGTTTGGAATCCGGTTCGATTTCCAAAGACGATGAAGACAAATTGATCGCCGCGGCCGAAGTCCTGGGTGTCAACTTCGATGGCTACAAACCTTCGGCATCGGCCGACGACAAGAAGAGCTGGATTCACGGCTGGCAAACCGCGAACGAACGCTATCTAGTCAAACCGATGAATTGTCCGCATCACGCGCACATCTTCAAAGCCCAACCGCGTAGCTACCGTCAGCTGCCGTTGCGGCTGTTCGAATTCGGAACCGTCTACCGTCACGAACAAACCGGCGAACTTAACGGCATGTTGCGCGTTCGCGGATTGACCCAAGACGATGCGCACATCTTCTGCACCGGGGACCAAGTGGAAGAGGAGTTCCGTGCGACGATCGAACTGACCAAGTTTGTGCTCGAGAGCGTTGGCCTGGATGATTACCAGGTTCAATTATCGCTGCGTGATCCCAACAGCGACAAATACGTCGGCTCGCAAGAGAACTGGGACCGCGCCGAATCGGCGCTCCGCGGAGTGCTTCAAGATTCGGGGCTTTCGTTCGGCGAACAGCCTGGCGAAGCGGCCTTCTACGGTCCCAAAGCCGACTTCATGGTCCGCGATTGCATCGGTCGATCGTGGCAATTGGGAACGGTTCAATTGGACTACAACCTGCCCGAGCGGTTTAAGTTGGAGTATGTGGGGGCCGACAACGCCGCCCACCGGCCGGTGATGATCCACCGGGCGCCGTTTGGTTCGTTGGAACGTTTTGTTGGGATGTTGATCGAGCACTTTGCTGGAGCGTTCCCGTTGTGGTTGGCTCCCGAACAAGTCCGGATCCTGCCGCTCAGCGAAAAGTCGACCGACTATGCCATTGCCGTTGCCAAGCAGATGGAAGAAGCCGGTCTGAAGACAACTGTCGATCTGAAGAACAGCAAAGTCCAAGCGAAGATCCGCGACGCTCAACTGGAACTGGTCCCGTACATGGCCGTCGTGGGACCGCAGGAAGCCGAAGCCGGGCACGTCGCCCTCCGCGACCGCATCGATGGCGATCTGGGGGCCATGCCCGTCGCCGAAGCGATCGCTCGGTTGCAACAAGAGGTCCGCGAGCGGAAGGTGCGGCAAGTTGTCAAAAGCAACTTCTCGCAGATCGAAGACGACGGACGCGAACGCTTCGAAGGCTAG
- a CDS encoding HNH endonuclease has protein sequence MANEYDKLIKKLAKLRVDRSKGVAPHKPLLLLVLLELAKSGVLSDRVLTLTPDLAFRFSVYWSIVAHRRSQPPDVRLPFYHTASSKLWTTHKADGTASGHRESTASIRLADPFFEALKSAEFRQAAGYTLISNYFEHAEQIAIYELAGITPPEDSTALDDLAIQADKEARAEGRSARFRVDVVAAYCHTCALTGYRVTTITGHSIVDAAHIHQFARSRNDDPQNGIALCKNAHWLFDLGLWSIDDDYRVLVARDAFDEACPTQDSLRSLVGNRLNLPRDQTLWPTTKNIQWHRTKCFLGAS, from the coding sequence TTGGCCAACGAATACGACAAACTCATTAAGAAGCTCGCGAAACTGCGAGTCGACCGATCCAAGGGCGTTGCACCCCATAAACCGCTGTTGCTGTTGGTCCTGCTTGAACTGGCAAAGTCGGGCGTGCTGTCGGATCGTGTGTTAACGCTTACACCTGACCTTGCCTTTCGCTTTTCCGTTTATTGGTCGATCGTCGCCCATCGACGCTCACAACCGCCGGATGTTCGTTTGCCATTTTACCACACGGCGTCGTCCAAGCTCTGGACGACACACAAGGCGGATGGCACGGCGTCGGGGCACCGCGAATCCACTGCCTCGATCAGGCTGGCCGATCCCTTCTTTGAGGCCCTCAAGTCGGCGGAGTTTAGGCAGGCGGCCGGATACACATTGATCTCAAATTACTTCGAACACGCCGAGCAAATCGCGATCTACGAACTTGCCGGAATCACGCCACCGGAAGATTCAACTGCGTTGGACGATCTTGCGATCCAGGCGGACAAAGAGGCGCGAGCCGAGGGACGTTCGGCGCGTTTCCGCGTCGATGTCGTCGCGGCCTATTGCCACACATGCGCCTTGACGGGGTATCGGGTCACCACGATCACCGGTCATTCGATAGTCGACGCGGCCCACATCCACCAATTCGCCCGTTCCCGTAACGACGATCCGCAAAACGGAATCGCGCTCTGTAAAAACGCCCACTGGCTCTTCGACCTCGGCCTCTGGAGCATCGACGACGACTACCGCGTGCTCGTAGCCCGAGACGCCTTTGATGAAGCCTGTCCAACGCAAGACTCGCTACGATCACTGGTTGGCAACCGTCTGAATTTGCCTCGCGATCAAACATTGTGGCCGACTACCAAAAACATACAATGGCACCGTACGAAGTGCTTCCTTGGTGCATCCTAA